One Leptolyngbya sp. SIO1E4 genomic window, TTAAGGCAGAGGGGACCTATGTGCGTCCGACTGAAGATCCGGTAACCCTATGGGCGATCGCCCTCCTGCATAAAGAGTACAGTGTGCCGCTGGATGCCCTCGAACTGGAGCTGTACGCCGATTTCTCCGAGCAGACGCATCAGGGGGGGCGGCGGTACCAGGGACGGGCAGATGTCATTGTCTATGATGACCGCTACATCGGTGCGGGGGGCGGGTTAGATGTGGCCTTCATTATGGTGGAGGCGATGGAGCCTGGGAAAAAGTTTGAGGGTATGGAGCCGAAAGGCAGGGTGGAGCACTTAAATCGCCTCAATGCCTACATAAGCGCATTGCCCTCTGCTCGTTATGCCATCCTGACCAGTGGCACGAATACCAAAATCTATCGCCGGGATTTGGAATATCCCCGCGCCCTTCAGGAAATTGGGGATTTGCCGAAGTACGAAAGTGCGCGATCTGAGGTAAATCATGATCGCTAACATTGGATCACCTCTAAATCAACGCATCCCAGCATCTTCTGAGCAGATTGTTGAGTTCTGCCGCCGCTGGAAAATCACCGAGTTTGCCCTCTTTGGTTCCGTCCTGCGGGATGACTTTTGCCCCGATAGCGACATTGACGTACTCCTGACCTTTTTGCCGGAACAGTGGTTAACCTGGGATGACTGGCAAGCCATGCAAACAGAAATTGAAACCTTGTTTAAGCGAAAAGTTGATTTGGTTAGTAAGCAATATCTAAAAAACCCCTACAGACGACACGAAATTTTGAATACTCGTCAGGTTATTTATGCAGTCAAACAATCGTGATGTTGCTTCTGTTTGGGATATGACGCAAGCCATTCAATATATTCAAACATTTACGAATGATCTGACCTTTGATGAGTATCTCAACGATATTCGCACGATCAGTGCCGTTGAACGACAGTTTGAAGTTCTGGGCGAAGCGGCTCGTAGAATCTCCAATGAATTTCGACAAATCCATCCAACCATTGATTGGCAACGCATTGTTGGGTTACGCAATATTGTTGCCCATCGCTACGATGAAGTCAGACAAGATATTTTGTGGACAATAATTCACTCAGAGCTAGCTCCTCTCCTGGCTCAGTTAGAGTCAATACTTCCTCCCTTGCCCGATGAGTCACAAACTTAGAGTAGACCTTGATGTAGTCCATAGCATCTCTGCCCACAATGCTTGCTACGTTGCCCTGTCATAACAAAACGATGTCCCTTTACTGACTCAAGATCAGCGGCTATCAACATCCTGAAAAGTACAGACTTAGATATGTAGCTATTCTCAGACTTCGTGATTCCGCCTGTTCCGTGAGGGTTTCATGAGCATCAAACCTGGCAGCAAGTACTATCCCCTGTTTGAACATCTGCAAAGCTGCAACTCATCAGCCGTTACGCTGACCTTCGCCGAAATCGAAGCCTTGATGGGATGCTCACTACCTGCCTCAACCCTCAAAAAGAAAAACTGGTGGAGCAATCGCGATAGCCCCAGCGCCCTCCAAGCAACCGCCTGGGTTAGCGCAGGCTATCAAATTGAGTCCATAGATTTAATTCAGAGCCTTGCAATGAAAGACTCGATCGCTTGAGGGCTCATCCTACGCTACAACTCCCTCGATCGCTTCCCCAGAGGCAAGGGGGTGAATCCTCCCGCCGCTATGCTCCAGCCTCGTCGGCCAATCCGAAAACATTCACATGAACGTCATAATGACTTACGCTATATTCAAACATTCTTTTGAACGTTTGGATAAAAGCAATGGCCGATCACTGTTGTCAACACAAAGAAACGGCTCTGGTGAAGCTAAAACAACGGCAAGCTAGAGTACTCTGGATAGTTTTGGCTATCAATCTGGTAATGTTTGTCGTCGAGTTTGGAGCGGGCGTGCGAGCAGCTTCCCTCTCGCTGACGGGGGATTCCCTCGATATGTTGGGAGATGCCTTGGTCTACGGCACCAGTCTTTACGTGATTCATCGCAGTGCTAAAGCCCAGGCGGGAGCCGCTCTATTAAAGGGCGTCATTATGTTTGGCTTTGCGATCGCA contains:
- a CDS encoding nucleotidyltransferase domain-containing protein — its product is MIANIGSPLNQRIPASSEQIVEFCRRWKITEFALFGSVLRDDFCPDSDIDVLLTFLPEQWLTWDDWQAMQTEIETLFKRKVDLVSKQYLKNPYRRHEILNTRQVIYAVKQS
- a CDS encoding type I restriction enzyme HsdR N-terminal domain-containing protein, with the translated sequence MSFASFTNPYKSAPDVPENYWKYPSLSKLFKAEGTYVRPTEDPVTLWAIALLHKEYSVPLDALELELYADFSEQTHQGGRRYQGRADVIVYDDRYIGAGGGLDVAFIMVEAMEPGKKFEGMEPKGRVEHLNRLNAYISALPSARYAILTSGTNTKIYRRDLEYPRALQEIGDLPKYESARSEVNHDR
- a CDS encoding DUF86 domain-containing protein, producing MQSNNRDVASVWDMTQAIQYIQTFTNDLTFDEYLNDIRTISAVERQFEVLGEAARRISNEFRQIHPTIDWQRIVGLRNIVAHRYDEVRQDILWTIIHSELAPLLAQLESILPPLPDESQT